CGATACTCTGTGGACTGACGTGCTAAATAAATATTGGCATATTGAAGTTGCCCATAAAAATAGGGGGAATTATTATGCACAAAAAGGAATGTATGAAAAAGCTTTTATTGATTATAACGCACTTGATTCGATGAATTCAAAAGATGCTAAAGTTTACAGCAACAGAGGAAATATTTTTGGACTTCAGGGAAAATGGGCTCAGTCGCTGGCAGATTATTCGAAATCAATACAGCTTGATAAAAATAATTCCGATGCATACCTCAACAGAGCCATCACTTACTCAATGATGAAAGAATATAAAAAAGCACTTGAAGATTACAATATAGCAATTAAATTCATACCCAATGCCGTGAAATTATATCAAAACAGGGCATTTACATATCTTTCGCTTGGTGAAAATAAAAAAGCAATTGATGATTACAGTTATTGTATTTCGCAATTACCCAATGATACAAATACTTATTTTTTCAGGGGAGTTGCATACTTCAATATGAAGAATTACAAGGAAGCATTGAAAGATAATAACGAAGCAATCAGATTGAAACCTAATTATTTTAATGCTATTTATAACCGTTCGGTTATTTACAAATCTATGGGAAAATATAAAGAAGCAATGGAAGATGCAAAAAGAGCAAAAGAATTGGGATACCCGGTAAGCGAAAGTTATATGAACGAACTCGCTGCCAAAGTAAAAATAAAAATTTAATTTCTTAATAGAAAACATGAATAAAACCCTAATAAGAATTTTGATTTTTCTAATGTCAGTGAGCTTAATTGGTCTTACAGGTATTCAGTTTTATTGGATAAATAACGCAATAAAAGTAAAAGAACAATCATTTGATAAAAGTGTAATTGAAAGTTTAAACAATGTTGCTGATATAATAGAAAAAAAAGAAATAACTAAGCAATTGAAAAAAATTATCACAAAAAATATCCTCCAAAATAAATTATTAAACAGCGATTCATTAAATAATACACTTGTGAACGAAGCGGAAACGTTGTTCTATCAGGCAGGAAACATACAAAAATTCAGTTTTAATAATACTAAAAAAATTGGATTTTCCGATTCAACAATTCGCAAGTTTACCGACAAAGAAAGAATTATTACAATAAATCAAAAAACTAAAGCTCCTGTTCAGAAAATAAATGAAGAAAAAAATGAAATGAACAAGATTATTAAAAAACGAACAAAATTTCTGAACAGCGTTATAAGAGATTTAATGGTTGATAATATTTTCAAAAAAGTTGAAGCCGTTATTACGAGAGAGCAAATTGATTCGGTAATAAAAACAGAACTTCGGAAAAAAGGCATTGATGCATCTTTTGAATTCGGAGTGCAAAATATTCAGGATAATGATGATTTTACAATACAAAAAACAGCCAGATATAAAAATGAATTACTGAAATCAAATTATAAAGTCAAACTTTTTCCAAAAGATATTTTTTCAAATCAGGAATTTCTGCTCGTTTATTTCCCAAGTCAAAAACAATACATTCTTAAAACCATGTGGATAGTGTTGTTAACATCGGGACTATTTGTTTCTATTATTATACTGGGATTTTTATTTACAATTTTATTTATCATTAAACAAAGAAAAATTACAGAAATAAAAAATGATTTCATAAATAACATAACACACGAATTTAAAACTCCGATATCTACAATTTCCCTTGCATGCGAGGCATTATCCGACATTGATTTTGAAAAATCCCCTGCAAATACACAAAAATTCCTAAAGCTTATCGAAGACGAAAATAAACGGCTTGGCGTACTTGCTGAGAATATCATGCAAACATCATTACTTGAAAAGGGAAATTTAAAATTCGATTTTCAGAATATCGACATTCATAAAATTATAAATGAAGTTATTCGTAACATAAGTATTCAGATTGAAAAA
The genomic region above belongs to Bacteroidales bacterium and contains:
- a CDS encoding HAMP domain-containing sensor histidine kinase: MNKTLIRILIFLMSVSLIGLTGIQFYWINNAIKVKEQSFDKSVIESLNNVADIIEKKEITKQLKKIITKNILQNKLLNSDSLNNTLVNEAETLFYQAGNIQKFSFNNTKKIGFSDSTIRKFTDKERIITINQKTKAPVQKINEEKNEMNKIIKKRTKFLNSVIRDLMVDNIFKKVEAVITREQIDSVIKTELRKKGIDASFEFGVQNIQDNDDFTIQKTARYKNELLKSNYKVKLFPKDIFSNQEFLLVYFPSQKQYILKTMWIVLLTSGLFVSIIILGFLFTILFIIKQRKITEIKNDFINNITHEFKTPISTISLACEALSDIDFEKSPANTQKFLKLIEDENKRLGVLAENIMQTSLLEKGNLKFDFQNIDIHKIINEVIRNISIQIEKKQGRIITNFEATHNIIYADKIHMTNMVYNLLDNANKYSFEKPMIFITTKDIENGIKIVFEDNGIGIRKAAQGKIFDKLYRVSTGNIHNVKGYGLGLNYVKAIVEKHNGKIEVESEFNKGSKFIIFLTNNKSDERK